From Scleropages formosus chromosome 1, fSclFor1.1, whole genome shotgun sequence, a single genomic window includes:
- the LOC108924137 gene encoding protein ABHD1-like isoform X2, with amino-acid sequence MFRVKTPILVCSSGFRSFLERHCPAVIERFCPTPWCWGGRLQTLVRVIIKSGPPVVYRNELIRTKDGGQISLDWVDNSKSEAYPDSSSRPTVLILPGLTGNSKQTYVLHAVSQATRRGYRSVVFNNRGFGGEELLTPITFSAADTSDLEWVIRHVKQRFPQAPLLGTGVSLGGILLLNYLARKGSEADLLAGITMSVSWDTLESCASLEQPVNKLLFNRHLTSNLCKAISRHRKVLEAVVDVDHVIKARTIREFDERYTSVMFGYKSCRDYYQDASPGYKLPQTAVPVLCLNAADDPFSPKHAIPVALAQSLPNVALVVTAHGGHIGYLEGLFPRGEGYMDRLFGQFIQAVFDHPGDLKRACEVKENLTD; translated from the exons ATGTTTCGTGTTAAG ACTCCAATCCTGGTGTGCAGCAGTGGCTTTCGTTCCTTCCTGGAGCGCCACTGCCCCGCGGTGATTGAGAGGTTCTGCCCCACACCTTGGTGTTGGGGTGGCCGGCTGCAAACACTTGTCCGTGTGATTATCAAGTCCGGTCCTCCTGTTGTCTACAGAAA TGAGCTAATCCGAACAAAAGACGGCGGCCAGATCTCCCTGGACTGGGTGGACAATTCGAAGAGTGAAGCATACCCTGACTCCTCCTCCAGACCCACAGTCCTGATTCTCCCAGGACTTACGGGCAACAGCAAACAGACGTACGTCTTGCACGCTGTGAGCCAGGCAACACGTCGTGGATACAG GTCTGTTGTCTTTAATAACAGAGGTTTTGGAGGGGAGGAGTTACTG ACTCCCATCACATTTTCTGCGGCAGACACGTCGGACTTGGAGTGGGTCATTCGTCATGTCAAGCAGCGGTTCCCACAGGCACCCTTGCTTGGCACTGGAGTCTCTCTGGGAGG GATTCTGCTGCTGAACTACCTGGCTCGCAAGGGCAGTGAGGCTGACCTCCTTGCAGGGATCACCATGTCTGTCAGCTGGGACACCCTGGAGTCCTGTGCCTCCCTGGAGCAGCCAGTTAACAAGCTCCTGTTCAACCGTCACTTGACATCAAACCTATGCAAGGCCATCAGCAG acacaggaaggtGCTGGAGGCTGTGGTGGATGTGGATCATGTGATAAAG GCACGGACAATTCGGGAGTTTGATGAGCGCTACACCTCTGTGATGTTTGGCTACAAGTCATGCCGAGACTACTACCAGGATGCTAGTCCTGGGTACAAGCTGCCTCAGACCGCTGTGCCTGTGCTGTGCCTTAATGCTGCTGATGACCCCTTTTCCCCCAAACATG CTATCCCTGTGGCACTGGCTCAGAGCTTGCCCAATGTTGCCCTGGTTGTGACGGCTCACGGAGGGCACATTGGCTACCTGGAGGGTCTCTTTCCTCGTGGGGAAGGCTACATGGACCGCCTCTTCGGGCAGTTCATTCAAGCAGTGTTTGACCACCCAGGTGATCTGAAGAGGGCTTGTGAGGTCAAAGAGAACCTCACTGACTGA
- the LOC108924137 gene encoding protein ABHD1-like isoform X1, whose translation MLLLHNELWKASVDFLSRPCTVVVGAITAVIYYLWGCEGQTPILVCSSGFRSFLERHCPAVIERFCPTPWCWGGRLQTLVRVIIKSGPPVVYRNELIRTKDGGQISLDWVDNSKSEAYPDSSSRPTVLILPGLTGNSKQTYVLHAVSQATRRGYRSVVFNNRGFGGEELLTPITFSAADTSDLEWVIRHVKQRFPQAPLLGTGVSLGGILLLNYLARKGSEADLLAGITMSVSWDTLESCASLEQPVNKLLFNRHLTSNLCKAISRHRKVLEAVVDVDHVIKARTIREFDERYTSVMFGYKSCRDYYQDASPGYKLPQTAVPVLCLNAADDPFSPKHAIPVALAQSLPNVALVVTAHGGHIGYLEGLFPRGEGYMDRLFGQFIQAVFDHPGDLKRACEVKENLTD comes from the exons ATGCTGCTCTTACACAACGAGCTGTGGAAAGCGAGCGTGGATTTCCTCTCCAGGCCGTGTACTGTGGTTGTTGGAGCCATCACCGCCGTGATTTATTACCTGTGGGGTTGTGAAGGACAG ACTCCAATCCTGGTGTGCAGCAGTGGCTTTCGTTCCTTCCTGGAGCGCCACTGCCCCGCGGTGATTGAGAGGTTCTGCCCCACACCTTGGTGTTGGGGTGGCCGGCTGCAAACACTTGTCCGTGTGATTATCAAGTCCGGTCCTCCTGTTGTCTACAGAAA TGAGCTAATCCGAACAAAAGACGGCGGCCAGATCTCCCTGGACTGGGTGGACAATTCGAAGAGTGAAGCATACCCTGACTCCTCCTCCAGACCCACAGTCCTGATTCTCCCAGGACTTACGGGCAACAGCAAACAGACGTACGTCTTGCACGCTGTGAGCCAGGCAACACGTCGTGGATACAG GTCTGTTGTCTTTAATAACAGAGGTTTTGGAGGGGAGGAGTTACTG ACTCCCATCACATTTTCTGCGGCAGACACGTCGGACTTGGAGTGGGTCATTCGTCATGTCAAGCAGCGGTTCCCACAGGCACCCTTGCTTGGCACTGGAGTCTCTCTGGGAGG GATTCTGCTGCTGAACTACCTGGCTCGCAAGGGCAGTGAGGCTGACCTCCTTGCAGGGATCACCATGTCTGTCAGCTGGGACACCCTGGAGTCCTGTGCCTCCCTGGAGCAGCCAGTTAACAAGCTCCTGTTCAACCGTCACTTGACATCAAACCTATGCAAGGCCATCAGCAG acacaggaaggtGCTGGAGGCTGTGGTGGATGTGGATCATGTGATAAAG GCACGGACAATTCGGGAGTTTGATGAGCGCTACACCTCTGTGATGTTTGGCTACAAGTCATGCCGAGACTACTACCAGGATGCTAGTCCTGGGTACAAGCTGCCTCAGACCGCTGTGCCTGTGCTGTGCCTTAATGCTGCTGATGACCCCTTTTCCCCCAAACATG CTATCCCTGTGGCACTGGCTCAGAGCTTGCCCAATGTTGCCCTGGTTGTGACGGCTCACGGAGGGCACATTGGCTACCTGGAGGGTCTCTTTCCTCGTGGGGAAGGCTACATGGACCGCCTCTTCGGGCAGTTCATTCAAGCAGTGTTTGACCACCCAGGTGATCTGAAGAGGGCTTGTGAGGTCAAAGAGAACCTCACTGACTGA